The nucleotide window CATAAGTTATACCTGCAGTAGCAGGAACTTCCTGCGGCTTTAAACTGTTGTCATACACGATGAATTCATATTGCCCAGTAAAGCCTTTATTATTGAGTAATATCTGTTCGATTGTGACAAAGGTTTTGCTTTCCTGTAGCTTTTGATTGTAGAGGACCATTACAATTGTTGTTTTCATACAAATACCTTCTTTACCTGCATCTATTATGCAGTAGTTTTAATCGATTCCGCTTTACGCTTAGATAATACTAATACGATTAACAAAAAGCCGATTCCCAATGGATTATTAATGAACGGATTAATATTTGTTAAAAGTCCTAGCGCTGCTATACAAGCAAGCAAAGATACATCATTTGTATCAGGAACCCCTTTTTTCACATAATACATATGGTAGTTGTAATATAAAATAAAGCATACATACAGCCAGAGTGCTAGTCCGATAATTCCTTGCTCCACTAAAATATCCAAGAAGCTCATTTCTATTCCTGTATCACGACCAGCAATTTCTGTTCCATAGCCACTACCAACGACAAAATCAGGTACACTTTTAAAAACAAGATCTTTAGACGCCAAAATAAAATCAAGACGTGCATTCACACTGACATCATTAATCTCTTGCTCCGCTTTATCGCCTTTCGATGATTCTGTGCCTTCCTGCGTAGGAGCCGCGACATCCTGCCCAAAGCGCTCAATCGTCATGTACTTGTACATAAATGGCACAGCAGCGACAATCATAAGTGATACCGCGATTTTACGCAGCATAACTTTAGATTGTACAACTGTCAAAAACTTATTTTTCAAGCCACGGATTGCATCTGTAAATGTTTTAACATCAAGGAACACGATGAACATAATGCCAAACATAAGCGCTAATAAAAAGCCCCTTGTCTCTGACCATACAATTGATATCAAACCTAATACAACATTTGCAATGTCAAGCTTAGAATATTTTCTGCTTAATAATGCATTCAAAGAAAGGAATACACCCATTAACACAAAGAAATGGCTTTTATAGAACACGCTGTGACTCGGTCTAAAAAATAAATCATCATTCATTACATCATTTAAAAAGTAGTAATAAGAAGCAAAGTTGCTACTAAATACAGTCTTTCCTAATAGAGAAATAACAATTGTAAAAACAGCAACACCTAAAGAAGAATACTTTAAAATGGTAATAATAGTTTCTTTTTCATATCTATCTTTAGAAATGTAATATGCGAGCGGGAAGTACAATGCAAAGAATGCAACCCGAAGAAAATCCATTACAATCACTGATAAGGCATTTCCATTAATAGCACCTATCACTGCACTGACTACAAACCATCCCATTAACATATAAATCGCGATTGCTGTTCGATCAAATAACAAAAATGTATTTACCTTTTTATCAAAAAAGGCTCTGGTTTTTATAATTCTAAACAAGAAAGTCGCAACAACCAAAAGGAATAATACCTGACGGATCGATAACACACCAAAGTCAATCAGCCTACCGCCACCGCCGACGAAAAGCTCAATAAAAAACACTGTTAACAGCCATTTTTCAAACTTATTCACTAATCCTCTCACTCCTGAAATAAATGTAGCCGAACTTATATTTTATGTTTAAAACAGTTTCCAACCCCATTTATCAAAGAATTTATACATAGATTGCATAAAAATTTTAAATAACTTGGAGTTTTTGTGTGCCCCTCTTTCATAGTAATGAATTACTTCGGAAAACGGAGTATACACAACACGCTCGTCTCGCTGTCTAAGTTTTAAGCATAAGTCATAGTCTTCAAAGTACATGAAATAACGATCATCAAAGCCATTTACGCGTTTAAAAGCTTCTGCCCTAACTAGCATAAAGCAACCTGAACCGATACGAATATCAACATTTCTATCATTAGGTAGGTCTCGGCATTCATATGAATGCAGTCGTTTGCTGAACATTTTCTTTACAAACTGGAAAGGGATAAATCTAAGCGCATAATCAAAAACAGAAACACGGTTACGTACTAAATGTTGCGTCGTGCCGTCTGCATTTAATACCTTGGGTACTAAAAGAGAAATATCACCTTGCTGCTCCATTATTTCCAACATATTCAATAAATCTTGCTTTTTTAAAATAATGTCTGGATTGAAAACAAGGAAGTACTTCTCATCTGCATGCATTAAATTATAATTGTGACCGAAACCAAAACCATTATTTTCATGATAAAATGTAAGATCTACGAGGCCCTTATAAGTTGCTAAACGCTCTTGATATTCTTTTTCTGAATTATTATCAAAGATAACGAACCGAAAACGTTCGTCACCGTCGAACTCTTCTTTAATATTATCTAATACCTTAAAGATATGTTTACTATTGTATGTTACTATACTAACAGCGACCATTGCACCCATTTTTTCACTCTCCTTATATTGAAGCAGAACCTATGATGCTCCTTTTCAAATCATATCTCATGTAACTGTAACAAACGATTTAAAACTAAAATCCCTTACTTATCTTGTATATCTTCATACAAATTTATCATCATAACTACTATAGAGCAGGCGAGTGTTCACCTTACATCCTACATTATGTGAAATACAAATAGAAAACTGTACCTACCCTTTAACAAATTAACATTATAACACTAACTATACCTAATTTGTACACAATATTGACAACTCGCAATTTAGTGTTAGACTTAGTTTTAGGCGGGTGATGACGCCTTATCTGATTCAGAATTTTTTTATTTTTAAATGTCTAATTTTTCAGAATTGGTATATTGATAGTTTAGTAGCTGCTTTTCTAAGTAAGTCATTACAAACAAGCAAAAGGAAGACAATTATATGAACATTTCAAGAGAAAACATAAAGAAAAGTAAAAAGAAAACGATTGCACGTATATTATTATTTACTTTGTTTTTTGTAGGGTTATTAGGAGCAGGGTTTGCATATAAGCTATATTTAGACGTCGCAAAAGCTACGGATAAGATGCATAGTTCTATATCAAGAACAAAATCCGAAAAGCGTGAAGAAGAACTTGAATTCAAGGAAAAAGATCCTTTTTCTGTACTTTTGGTTGGTGTAGATGAACGTGAAGGACAAAATTCAAGAACAGATTCCATTCTTGTATTAACTGTAAATCCTCAAATGAAATCAACTAAATTGGTCAGTATCCCAAGAGATACTCGGGCAACCATTGTAGGCATGAATAAAAAGGATAAAATTAACCATGCTTATGCGTATGGCGGCATTGAAGGATCTATATTGACAATAGAAAATTTCTTAGATATTCCTATTGATTACTATATTAAAGTTAATATGGAAGGGTTTCGTGATATTGTAGACGCGGTAGGAGGAATTGACGTCAACAACAAGTTTGCATTCGAACTAGATGGCGTGTATGTCCCGGAAGGAGCTGTTCATTTAGACGGTGAACAAGCTTTGCAGTATGCGAGAATGCGTAAAGAAGACCCTAACGGTGATTTTGGTCGTCAAAAAAGACAGCGTGAAGTCATTCAAAAAATACTAGATAAAGGCGCTAGCTTCTCTTCCTTA belongs to Ectobacillus sp. JY-23 and includes:
- a CDS encoding glycosyltransferase family 2 protein — translated: MGAMVAVSIVTYNSKHIFKVLDNIKEEFDGDERFRFVIFDNNSEKEYQERLATYKGLVDLTFYHENNGFGFGHNYNLMHADEKYFLVFNPDIILKKQDLLNMLEIMEQQGDISLLVPKVLNADGTTQHLVRNRVSVFDYALRFIPFQFVKKMFSKRLHSYECRDLPNDRNVDIRIGSGCFMLVRAEAFKRVNGFDDRYFMYFEDYDLCLKLRQRDERVVYTPFSEVIHYYERGAHKNSKLFKIFMQSMYKFFDKWGWKLF
- a CDS encoding LCP family protein, encoding MNISRENIKKSKKKTIARILLFTLFFVGLLGAGFAYKLYLDVAKATDKMHSSISRTKSEKREEELEFKEKDPFSVLLVGVDEREGQNSRTDSILVLTVNPQMKSTKLVSIPRDTRATIVGMNKKDKINHAYAYGGIEGSILTIENFLDIPIDYYIKVNMEGFRDIVDAVGGIDVNNKFAFELDGVYVPEGAVHLDGEQALQYARMRKEDPNGDFGRQKRQREVIQKILDKGASFSSLTKYDKVLKALEQNIKTNLTFKEMMDIQSHYKSAAFNVEQIEIPGEGKIMSDELWYYNVEEKDRKALSNKLLDHLHLNKSVANQQEINTAQKHTITNEKQQ